One part of the Paramormyrops kingsleyae isolate MSU_618 chromosome 2, PKINGS_0.4, whole genome shotgun sequence genome encodes these proteins:
- the LOC111858709 gene encoding SWI/SNF-related matrix-associated actin-dependent regulator of chromatin subfamily B member 1 isoform X3, whose protein sequence is MALSKTFGQKPVKFQLEDDGDFYMIGSEVGNYLRMFRGSLYKRYPSLWRRLASVEERKKIVASSHDHGYTTLATSVTLLKASEVEEILEGNDEKYKAVSISTEPPAYLREQKAKRNSQWVPTLPNSSHHLDAVPCSTTINRNRMGRDKKRTFPLCFDDHDPAVIHENAMQPEVLVPIRLDMEIDGQKLRDAFTWNMNEKLITPEMFAEILCDDLDLNPLTFVPAIASAIRQQIESYPTDSILDEQTDQRVIIKLNIHVGNISLVDQFEWDMSEKENSPETFALKLCSELGLGGEFVTTIAYSIRGQLSWHQRTYAFRSDFRSIHLCIS, encoded by the exons ATGGCGTTAAGTAAAACATTTGGACAAAAACCGGTGAAATTTCAGCTAGAAGATGATGGGGATTTTTATATGATTGGCTCGGAG GTAGGAAATTATTTGCGCATGTTCAGGGGCTCTCTGTATAAGAGGTACCCATCGCTCTGGAGAAGATTAGCGTCGGTGGAAGAGCGGAAGAAAATAGTAGCTTCGTCACACG ATCATggttacacaactttagccacCAGTGTGACTCTGCTGAAGGCATCTGAAGTTGAGGAGATCTTGGAAGGGAACGATGAGAAGTACAAAGCCGTTTCCATCAGCACAGAGCCCCCTGCGTACCTCAG GGAGCAGAAAGCGAAGCGGAACAGCCAGTGGGTCCCCACCCTGCCGAACAGCTCGCACCACCTTGATGCTGTGCCCTGCTCCACCACCATCAATCGTAACCGCATGGGCCGCGACAAGAAGAGGACCTTCCCACTGTG CTTTGATGACCATGACCCAGCCGTGATTCATGAGAATGCCATGCAGCCCGAGGTTCTAGTCCCGATCCGGCTCGACATGGAGATCGATGGACAGAAACTTAGGGATGCGTTTACCTGGAACATGAATG AGAAGCTCATAACTCCAGAGATGTTCGCTGAGATTCTCTGCGATGACCTAGACCTGAATCCCCTGACTTTCGTCCCCGCTATTGCCTCGGCCATCCGGCAGCAGATCGAGTCATACCCCACGGACAGCATCTTGGACGAACAGACGGACCAGCGGGTTATCATCAAG CTGAACATCCATGTGGGGAACATCTCCCTGGTGGACCAGTTCGAATGGGACATGTCGGAGAAGGAGAACTCGCCAGAGACGTTCGCCCTGAAGCTGTGCTCGGAGCTGGGCTTGGGGGGCGAATTTGTCACCACCATCGCCTACAGCATCCGCGGCCAGCTCAGCTGGCACCAGAGGACGTACGCCTTCAG GTCTGATTTCAGGTCAATACACTTGTGCATTTCTTGA